In Musa acuminata AAA Group cultivar baxijiao chromosome BXJ3-11, Cavendish_Baxijiao_AAA, whole genome shotgun sequence, one DNA window encodes the following:
- the LOC103972780 gene encoding uncharacterized protein LOC103972780 isoform X1, with protein MASLRSLKSSIYDREEKKMQYQSQIRGLNAYDRHNKFMKDYVQFYGKTSHTHDKLPIKTDQDTIREGYRFIISEDDDMESTWEKRLVKRYYNKLFKEYCIADMSLYKQGKIGLRWRTEKEVVSGKGQFICGDKKCNEKDGLGSYEVNFSYLEAGENKQALVKLVACKGCAEKLAYRRQKERERLKDNDRDTSKRKREKDKDNDIDDEYDKNSNTIKKGRRTSASVTKETEAVEDFEEFLEGMFP; from the exons ATGGCGTCGCTCCGGTCGCTGAAATCCTCAATCTACGAtagagaggagaagaagat GCAATACCAATCTCAGATTAGGGGGCTCAATGCCTACGATCGGCACAATAAGTTCATGAAGGATTATG TACAATTTTATGGAAAGACAAGCCATACACATGATAAATTGCCAATAAAGACTGACCAAGACACAATTCGAGAAGGCTACAG GTTCATAATTTCTGAAGATGATGACATGGAGTCAACTTGGGAGAAGAGGCTGGTGAAACGCTATTATAATAAGCTTTTTAAAGA ATATTGCATCGCTGATATGTCGCTTTACAAACAAGGAAAG ATTGGCTTAAGGTGGAGAACAGAAAAAGAGGTTGTATCTGGGAAAG GTCAATTTATCTGTGGCGACAAGAAATGCAACGAGAAAGATGGTCTAGGAAGCTATGAA GTAAATTTTTCATATCTTGAAGCGGGAGAAAATAAACAGGCTCTTGTGAAACTGGTAGCTTGCAAGGG TTGTGCAGAGAAACTTGCCTATAGAAGGCAGAAAGAGAGGGAGCGCCTGAAAGATAATGACAGGGATACAAGCAAAAGGAAGAG AgaaaaagacaaggacaatgACATTGATGATGAATATGACAAGAACTCAAATACAATAAAAAAAG GTCGAAGGACTTCAGCTTCAGTGACTAAAGAGACGGAAGCTGTTGAAGATTTTGAGGAGTTCCTAGAAGGAATGTTTCCATGA
- the LOC103972780 gene encoding uncharacterized protein LOC103972780 isoform X2, with the protein MASLRSLKSSIYDREEKKMQYQSQIRGLNAYDRHNKFMKDYVQFYGKTSHTHDKLPIKTDQDTIREGYRFIISEDDDMESTWEKRLVKRYYNKLFKEYCIADMSLYKQGKIGLRWRTEKEVVSGKGQFICGDKKCNEKDGLGSYEVNFSYLEAGENKQALVKLVACKGSKDFSFSD; encoded by the exons ATGGCGTCGCTCCGGTCGCTGAAATCCTCAATCTACGAtagagaggagaagaagat GCAATACCAATCTCAGATTAGGGGGCTCAATGCCTACGATCGGCACAATAAGTTCATGAAGGATTATG TACAATTTTATGGAAAGACAAGCCATACACATGATAAATTGCCAATAAAGACTGACCAAGACACAATTCGAGAAGGCTACAG GTTCATAATTTCTGAAGATGATGACATGGAGTCAACTTGGGAGAAGAGGCTGGTGAAACGCTATTATAATAAGCTTTTTAAAGA ATATTGCATCGCTGATATGTCGCTTTACAAACAAGGAAAG ATTGGCTTAAGGTGGAGAACAGAAAAAGAGGTTGTATCTGGGAAAG GTCAATTTATCTGTGGCGACAAGAAATGCAACGAGAAAGATGGTCTAGGAAGCTATGAA GTAAATTTTTCATATCTTGAAGCGGGAGAAAATAAACAGGCTCTTGTGAAACTGGTAGCTTGCAAGGG GTCGAAGGACTTCAGCTTCAGTGACTAA